A region from the Agrobacterium cucumeris genome encodes:
- the lptG gene encoding LPS export ABC transporter permease LptG translates to MIFNTLARYFLKRYLMTAVWFVLGVSSIIYLADFSETARRMSSVPGYSVPGALGLTALRLPLILQQTVPFIALFVGMTTLISLNRRYELVVTRAAGVSAWQFILPFVLGSVLLGILSVVVLNPIAAWGQNRSLAMEAGWRNEANGGRQQQIIPWMRQASGGQDTIIGAKSFEDNGTMLLDVVLIHLDKDGNIVSRQDAKSAKLEDGYWLLNDVTETRAGHVPVRQESTQISTNLRREFVQERMTQTETVAFFDLSHKIEVAKSFGLSSKALETQYHFLLSTPLLLVAMTLIAATVSLKFSRFAQSRSVILGGIVSGFVLYVVTVLVRAFGSGGVVPPTVAVWVPVVVALALGATILLHQEDG, encoded by the coding sequence ATGATTTTCAACACCCTCGCCCGATATTTCCTGAAACGATATCTGATGACGGCCGTCTGGTTCGTGCTTGGCGTATCGTCGATCATCTATCTCGCGGATTTCAGCGAGACGGCACGGCGCATGTCCAGTGTGCCGGGCTATTCGGTTCCGGGCGCACTTGGCCTGACAGCACTTCGCCTGCCGCTGATTCTGCAACAGACCGTTCCCTTCATCGCCCTTTTCGTGGGCATGACGACGCTGATCTCGCTCAATCGACGTTACGAACTGGTTGTCACGCGCGCAGCAGGTGTTTCCGCCTGGCAATTCATCCTTCCTTTCGTCCTCGGATCCGTCCTTCTCGGCATTCTGTCCGTCGTCGTTTTGAACCCCATCGCCGCATGGGGCCAGAATCGGTCGCTGGCTATGGAAGCGGGATGGCGCAACGAAGCCAATGGCGGCCGCCAGCAGCAGATCATTCCATGGATGCGTCAGGCAAGCGGCGGCCAGGATACGATCATCGGCGCCAAGAGCTTCGAGGACAACGGAACGATGCTGCTCGATGTGGTTCTGATCCACCTCGACAAGGACGGAAACATCGTCTCGCGGCAGGATGCCAAGTCGGCAAAGTTGGAAGATGGTTACTGGCTTCTTAACGATGTGACGGAAACGCGCGCCGGGCATGTGCCAGTTCGGCAAGAGAGCACGCAGATCAGTACCAATCTGAGACGCGAATTCGTGCAGGAACGCATGACACAGACGGAAACCGTTGCTTTCTTTGATCTTTCTCACAAGATCGAAGTTGCAAAGTCTTTTGGACTGTCTTCAAAAGCGCTTGAGACGCAGTATCATTTCCTGCTATCGACGCCCCTGCTTCTGGTTGCGATGACCTTGATCGCCGCGACCGTTTCATTAAAGTTCAGCCGCTTCGCCCAATCGCGTTCCGTGATTCTGGGTGGAATCGTTTCCGGCTTCGTGCTTTATGTAGTAACCGTGCTCGTAAGGGCATTCGGGAGTGGTGGTGTTGTCCCTCCCACCGTCGCGGTCTGGGTTCCAGTCGTCGTGGCGTTGGCTTTGGGGGCAACCATTCTGCTTCATCAGGAGGACGGCTAG
- a CDS encoding peptidylprolyl isomerase — protein sequence MMNFGKTALRGAAFAFAIFAVPMAAVPYTGQAFADATVKIVVNKTPITNDDIAKRVAFLKLQRQSGNLNEKAREQLVDEALKREEIGRVKMSVSTDEVDAAFARFAGNNKMKPDQLSKVLAQAGVGADHFKAFIAVQMSWPRLVNARYGARGKMSNQDLVTRLQERGNKPVTTEYFLQQVIFVIPESKRNSITGKRKSEAEASRKRYPGCDQAMTFAATMRDVAIKDLGRILAPELPEDWKALVEKTKEGGTTGTRVTEKGVEYLAICKQRQVSDDYAAEMVFKSEDLMKAKDGENPNEKKYMDELRKKAQIVNT from the coding sequence ATGATGAATTTCGGAAAGACGGCTTTGCGTGGCGCTGCTTTCGCCTTTGCGATATTTGCCGTTCCCATGGCCGCCGTGCCCTATACCGGCCAGGCTTTCGCCGATGCCACGGTCAAGATCGTCGTCAACAAGACACCGATCACCAACGACGATATCGCCAAGCGCGTCGCCTTCCTGAAGCTGCAGCGCCAGTCCGGCAATCTCAACGAAAAGGCGCGCGAGCAGCTGGTCGATGAGGCACTGAAACGCGAGGAAATCGGCCGGGTGAAAATGTCGGTCAGCACCGATGAGGTCGATGCCGCTTTTGCGCGTTTTGCCGGCAACAACAAGATGAAACCGGATCAATTATCGAAGGTGCTGGCACAAGCGGGCGTCGGTGCTGACCATTTCAAAGCCTTCATCGCCGTGCAGATGAGCTGGCCTCGCCTTGTTAACGCCCGTTATGGCGCACGCGGCAAGATGTCGAACCAGGACCTCGTTACCCGCCTGCAGGAACGTGGCAACAAGCCGGTCACGACCGAATATTTCCTGCAGCAGGTCATCTTCGTCATCCCGGAATCCAAGCGTAATTCCATTACCGGCAAACGCAAATCCGAGGCTGAAGCTTCGCGCAAGCGTTATCCCGGCTGCGACCAGGCCATGACCTTTGCAGCAACCATGCGCGACGTGGCGATCAAGGATCTTGGCCGCATTCTCGCGCCTGAGCTGCCGGAAGACTGGAAGGCGCTGGTTGAAAAGACCAAGGAAGGCGGCACCACCGGAACGCGCGTGACCGAAAAGGGTGTCGAATATCTGGCCATCTGCAAGCAGCGTCAGGTTTCCGACGACTATGCGGCGGAGATGGTGTTCAAGTCCGAAGACCTGATGAAGGCCAAGGACGGCGAAAACCCGAACGAAAAGAAGTATATGGATGAGCTGCGCAAGAAGGCGCAGATCGTCAACACCTGA
- a CDS encoding LPS-assembly protein LptD, with the protein MAVYDRGNIRRLWTALLTGAAVCAYLASSPVAFGQGGLLASASQDDSKLLLTANELTYNRDSQRVIAKGVVRMKYSGYRMVAQQVEYNQQTGRVIAHGNIELIEPGGNKIYADEMDVTDDFGQGFVNALRVETPDNTRIAGESAERLEGDLMVLNNGVYTACLPCAAKPEKAPLWQVKAERVVQDGKTHTIRLEKARLQLFGHSIAYVPFLTVPDNTVKRKSGFLFPQMSITDNLGFGIGVPYFQVLSDTSDVTVTPTYYTTQGLLLQAELRQRFETGMHTVTVAGISQLKSDTFTAGTSDALNDNRGMIASKGDFTINPRWAFGWDAMVQTDNNFSRTYGLKGYKNDVQTNQIYLTGTGERNNFDARGYYFNVQDTDNTESLERKQAIVHPVVDYRYFVPDPIYGGELSLTTNLTSITRLKQDAYALGGYSRFNGLEGDYTRLSTEAEWKRTFTMDSGLQITPILAARGDALWTDMSPASFTSGGTSYAYEGMMHDDAAFRGMVTGGLEVRYPWLFTALNSSHVIEPIAQIFVRPNEQYSGRLPNEDAQAFVFDATNLFERDKFSGFDRIEGGTRANLGFRYNGTFDNGYGVRAVVGQSFHLAGENSFASYDLANVGADSGLESDRSDYVAMAAFDAPIGLSLSSSLRLDKDDLDINRSETGLSYSDRRVTGKLSYTQVKAQPKYGYNEDRDIVQASGMLRMDDNWSLFGSINYDLNGKFAAERRVGILYQDECTIFTVSYSDEGNINSSRQSANDWSINARLAFRTLGDISVGSANEDWADMDIGWKPNNY; encoded by the coding sequence GTGGCGGTATATGACCGCGGGAATATCAGGCGGCTTTGGACGGCCCTTCTGACGGGTGCCGCTGTGTGCGCGTATTTGGCATCAAGCCCGGTCGCTTTTGGCCAGGGCGGGTTGCTTGCGTCTGCAAGCCAAGACGATTCGAAACTCCTGCTTACAGCAAATGAACTGACCTATAATCGCGACTCCCAGCGCGTCATCGCGAAGGGCGTGGTTCGCATGAAATATTCGGGCTACCGCATGGTGGCCCAGCAAGTGGAATATAATCAGCAGACCGGCCGTGTGATCGCGCATGGCAATATCGAGCTGATCGAACCCGGCGGCAACAAGATCTATGCCGACGAGATGGACGTTACCGACGACTTTGGCCAGGGATTCGTCAACGCGCTGCGCGTCGAGACCCCTGATAATACCCGCATCGCGGGTGAAAGCGCCGAGCGTCTCGAAGGCGACCTGATGGTCCTCAACAACGGCGTCTACACCGCCTGTCTGCCCTGCGCCGCAAAGCCTGAAAAGGCGCCGCTCTGGCAGGTCAAGGCCGAGCGCGTTGTCCAGGACGGCAAGACCCATACGATCCGGCTGGAAAAAGCCCGCCTGCAGCTTTTTGGCCATTCGATCGCGTATGTGCCGTTCCTGACGGTTCCGGACAATACGGTGAAGCGGAAGTCCGGCTTTCTGTTCCCGCAGATGAGCATTACCGACAATCTCGGTTTTGGCATCGGCGTTCCCTATTTCCAGGTCCTATCCGACACATCTGATGTGACGGTTACGCCGACCTATTACACGACGCAGGGTCTGCTGTTGCAGGCGGAATTGCGCCAGCGTTTCGAAACCGGCATGCATACGGTCACGGTCGCCGGCATCAGTCAGCTGAAATCCGACACCTTCACGGCCGGAACCAGCGACGCGCTCAACGACAATCGCGGCATGATCGCCAGCAAGGGCGACTTCACCATCAATCCGCGCTGGGCATTCGGCTGGGATGCCATGGTGCAGACCGACAATAACTTTTCACGCACCTACGGGCTGAAGGGTTACAAGAACGACGTCCAGACCAACCAGATTTATCTGACGGGCACGGGCGAGCGGAACAATTTCGATGCGCGTGGTTATTATTTCAACGTTCAGGACACGGACAATACTGAATCTCTCGAACGTAAGCAGGCCATCGTCCATCCGGTCGTAGACTACCGTTATTTCGTTCCGGATCCGATCTATGGTGGCGAGCTTTCGCTGACCACCAACCTGACCAGCATCACCCGCCTGAAGCAGGACGCATACGCTCTTGGCGGATATTCGCGCTTTAACGGACTTGAGGGTGACTATACGCGCCTTTCCACCGAAGCCGAGTGGAAACGCACCTTCACCATGGATAGCGGTCTGCAGATCACACCGATCCTCGCTGCACGTGGCGATGCTCTGTGGACGGACATGTCCCCGGCAAGCTTCACCTCTGGCGGCACGTCTTATGCCTATGAAGGCATGATGCATGATGACGCGGCGTTCCGCGGCATGGTCACCGGCGGTCTTGAGGTGCGTTATCCCTGGCTCTTCACGGCGCTTAACAGCAGCCACGTGATCGAACCGATCGCACAGATCTTCGTGCGTCCGAATGAGCAATATTCCGGCCGTCTTCCCAATGAAGATGCGCAGGCTTTCGTGTTCGATGCGACCAATCTGTTCGAGCGTGACAAATTCTCCGGTTTCGACCGGATCGAAGGCGGCACGCGCGCCAATCTTGGCTTCCGCTACAATGGCACGTTCGACAACGGTTACGGCGTTCGCGCCGTTGTCGGCCAGTCTTTCCATCTGGCGGGCGAAAATTCCTTCGCATCCTATGATCTGGCGAATGTCGGTGCTGATTCCGGCCTCGAATCCGACCGTTCGGATTACGTCGCCATGGCCGCTTTCGATGCGCCGATCGGCCTTTCGCTGTCATCGAGCCTGCGCCTTGACAAGGACGACCTCGACATCAATCGGTCGGAGACGGGACTCAGCTATTCTGACCGCCGCGTTACCGGCAAGCTCAGCTATACGCAGGTCAAGGCACAGCCGAAATATGGCTATAACGAGGACCGCGACATTGTTCAGGCTTCCGGTATGCTGCGCATGGACGACAACTGGTCGCTATTCGGCTCGATCAATTACGACCTGAACGGCAAGTTTGCTGCAGAGCGCCGGGTTGGCATTCTCTATCAGGATGAGTGCACGATCTTCACTGTAAGCTATTCCGACGAAGGCAACATCAACTCCAGCCGACAGTCTGCCAATGACTGGTCGATCAACGCCCGTCTGGCGTTCCGCACGCTCGGCGATATCAGTGTCGGCTCCGCAAATGAAGACTGGGCCGATATGGATATCGGCTGGAAGCCGAATAATTACTGA